A region from the Halomarina litorea genome encodes:
- a CDS encoding electron transfer flavoprotein subunit beta/FixA family protein has protein sequence MKILVAVKEVAEAEDEFEIDGLDIDERYLEYDLNEWDDYAIEEAVQIAEAGDDVEVVSVTVGEERTEETIRMALAKGVDRAIRVWDDTLAGADSLDVSAKADILAAVVEAEDPDLVLTGVQANDDGYGATGVSVAEVVGYEWAAVVNELELDDDTAHVRRELEGGVEELTDVDLPAVLTIQTGINEPRYASLRGIRQAQSKPLDVQGLEDLGLDASVVESPVERTAMFEPESESDVVTFEGDAGEEAGQLAELLRDKGVVEG, from the coding sequence ATGAAAATACTGGTCGCCGTAAAGGAGGTGGCCGAGGCCGAAGACGAGTTCGAAATCGACGGTCTCGACATCGACGAACGGTACCTCGAGTACGACCTCAACGAGTGGGACGACTACGCCATCGAGGAGGCGGTCCAGATCGCCGAGGCGGGCGACGACGTGGAGGTCGTCTCCGTCACCGTCGGCGAGGAGCGGACCGAGGAGACCATCCGCATGGCCCTCGCGAAGGGCGTCGACCGCGCCATCCGCGTCTGGGACGACACCCTCGCGGGCGCGGACAGCCTCGACGTGAGCGCGAAGGCCGACATCCTCGCGGCGGTCGTCGAGGCCGAGGACCCCGACCTCGTCCTGACCGGCGTGCAGGCCAACGACGACGGCTACGGCGCGACCGGCGTCTCCGTCGCCGAGGTCGTCGGCTACGAGTGGGCCGCGGTCGTCAACGAACTCGAACTCGACGACGACACCGCCCACGTCCGACGCGAACTGGAGGGCGGCGTCGAGGAACTCACCGACGTCGACCTGCCCGCCGTGCTGACCATCCAGACGGGTATCAACGAACCCCGCTACGCCAGCCTCCGCGGCATCCGGCAGGCGCAGTCGAAGCCCCTCGACGTACAGGGGCTGGAGGACCTCGGTCTCGACGCGAGCGTCGTCGAGTCGCCCGTCGAGCGCACCGCGATGTTCGAACCCGAGAGCGAGAGCGACGTCGTCACCTTCGAGGGTGACGCCGGCGAGGAGGCCGGGCAACTGGCCGAACTGCTCCGGGACAAGGGGGTGGTCGAGGGATGA
- a CDS encoding electron transfer flavoprotein subunit alpha/FixB family protein, with amino-acid sequence MTDVLALAEHRRGSLRDVSFEMISAGRELADAQGGDLHLAVIGGDVDSFADDLNREGVDAIHTVAEGEEFNHDVYVQAIEQLYAEVAPTALLIPNSVNGLDYAPAVAERLDVPLVTDAVGLDRNGALEVTREMYGSKVATTVEVDADEVVVTVRPAEWPQAEGEGSAEIQSFDADIDESQVRSTVTGFEEVGGGDVDISDADVLVSVGRGIEEEENIELVEALADALGATLSSSRPIVDSGWLPKNRQVGQSGKVVTPKVYIAVGISGAVQHVAGMKGSETIVAINTDPNAPIMDIADYAIVDDLFDVVPELIEEFGGEAP; translated from the coding sequence ATGACGGATGTCCTCGCACTCGCCGAACACCGCCGTGGCTCCCTGCGTGACGTCTCCTTCGAGATGATCTCGGCGGGTCGCGAACTCGCCGACGCACAGGGCGGCGACCTGCACCTCGCCGTCATCGGCGGCGACGTGGACTCATTCGCCGACGACCTGAACCGCGAGGGCGTGGACGCAATCCACACCGTCGCGGAGGGCGAGGAGTTCAACCACGACGTGTACGTGCAGGCCATCGAACAGCTCTACGCGGAGGTCGCGCCGACGGCGCTCCTGATTCCCAACTCGGTCAACGGGCTGGACTACGCGCCGGCCGTCGCCGAGCGACTGGACGTGCCGCTGGTCACCGACGCCGTCGGTCTCGACCGGAACGGCGCGCTGGAAGTGACCCGCGAGATGTACGGCTCGAAGGTGGCGACGACCGTGGAAGTCGACGCCGACGAGGTCGTCGTGACGGTCCGCCCCGCCGAGTGGCCGCAGGCCGAAGGCGAGGGGAGTGCGGAGATCCAGTCGTTCGACGCCGACATCGACGAGTCGCAGGTCCGTTCGACGGTCACCGGCTTCGAGGAGGTCGGCGGCGGCGACGTCGACATCAGCGACGCCGACGTCCTCGTGAGCGTGGGTCGCGGCATCGAGGAGGAGGAGAACATCGAACTCGTCGAGGCGCTCGCGGACGCCCTCGGCGCGACGCTCTCCTCGTCCCGGCCTATCGTCGACTCCGGGTGGCTGCCGAAGAACCGGCAGGTCGGCCAGTCCGGCAAGGTCGTCACGCCGAAGGTGTACATCGCGGTCGGCATCTCCGGGGCCGTCCAGCACGTCGCCGGGATGAAGGGCTCGGAGACCATCGTCGCCATCAACACCGACCCGAACGCGCCCATCATGGACATCGCCGACTACGCCATCGTCGACGACCTGTTCGACGTGGTGCCCGAACTCATCGAGGAGTTCGGCGGCGAAGCGCCGTAG
- a CDS encoding metallophosphoesterase family protein produces the protein MQVALVSDTHVPERADAITDPFRERIAAADHTIHAGDFEAPEVLADVRELAADLTAVNGNVDPVGIGLPDVDAVTVGGVTFVVTHGTLNPVERAVFPTDGMVMTREDWLNAVADTARARVRGWANDDPVVGVGGHSHQVVDDVHEGIRVLNPGSATGADPADVATMMTVEVENGTFEVTLHELAE, from the coding sequence GTGCAGGTAGCACTCGTCTCCGACACGCACGTCCCCGAACGCGCCGACGCCATCACCGATCCGTTCCGCGAGCGAATCGCGGCCGCGGACCACACCATCCACGCCGGCGACTTCGAGGCGCCCGAGGTACTGGCCGACGTCCGCGAACTCGCCGCGGACCTCACGGCGGTCAACGGGAACGTCGACCCGGTCGGCATCGGCCTGCCCGACGTCGATGCGGTCACCGTGGGCGGCGTCACCTTCGTCGTCACCCACGGCACGCTCAACCCCGTCGAACGGGCCGTCTTCCCGACCGACGGGATGGTCATGACGCGGGAGGACTGGCTGAACGCCGTCGCGGACACGGCCCGCGCACGGGTGCGCGGGTGGGCGAACGACGACCCCGTCGTCGGCGTTGGCGGTCACTCCCATCAGGTAGTCGACGACGTCCACGAGGGCATCCGCGTGCTCAACCCGGGGTCGGCGACGGGCGCGGACCCCGCCGACGTGGCGACGATGATGACCGTGGAAGTGGAAAACGGGACGTTCGAGGTGACGCTCCACGAACTGGCGGAGTAG
- a CDS encoding class I SAM-dependent methyltransferase — MPEDAPSPIALDAYETMADAYSDRVGEAPFNALLERPATRDLLPELDVERVLDAGCGPGVTTSELREAGAEVVGVDVSPRMLGHARGRVGGHVVRADLGSPLPFPDDTFDGVHSSLAFHYVADWPALFAELARVLRPGGWLVCSVQHAFADFDRVGGDYFARERIVETWDGFGGPVEVPFFRRPMGALLNGLLEAGFRFERFDECEPTAAFREADPKSYDRVSTEPTFLALRARLA; from the coding sequence ATGCCCGAGGACGCCCCATCCCCCATCGCCCTCGACGCCTACGAGACGATGGCCGACGCCTACAGCGACCGGGTCGGCGAGGCCCCGTTCAACGCCCTCCTCGAACGACCCGCGACGCGGGACCTGCTCCCGGAACTCGACGTCGAGCGTGTCCTCGACGCCGGATGTGGCCCGGGCGTGACGACGAGCGAACTGCGCGAGGCGGGTGCCGAGGTCGTGGGCGTGGACGTGAGCCCCCGGATGCTCGGCCACGCGCGAGGGCGGGTCGGCGGGCACGTCGTCCGCGCGGACCTCGGGTCGCCGCTCCCCTTCCCCGACGACACCTTCGACGGCGTCCACAGTTCGCTGGCCTTCCACTACGTCGCCGACTGGCCGGCCCTGTTCGCCGAACTCGCGCGCGTGCTCCGGCCCGGCGGGTGGCTGGTCTGTTCGGTCCAGCACGCTTTCGCCGACTTCGACCGGGTTGGCGGGGACTACTTCGCGCGGGAGCGAATCGTCGAGACGTGGGACGGCTTCGGCGGCCCCGTCGAGGTGCCCTTCTTCCGCCGCCCGATGGGCGCGCTCTTGAACGGGTTGCTGGAGGCGGGCTTCCGGTTCGAGCGCTTCGACGAGTGCGAACCGACGGCGGCGTTCCGCGAGGCCGACCCGAAGTCCTACGACCGCGTCTCGACGGAACCGACGTTCCTCGCTCTGCGGGCGCGACTGGCGTAG
- a CDS encoding polyprenyl synthetase family protein, with translation MEYLESRRGRVEDRLEEVLDGVEPSELAEQVRHVSLSGGKRVRPTVAVLSCEVAGGTTEDALDFAVGIELVHNASLVIDDIIDESELRRGVDAAWTRYGYGPALVASDGLLGEAFALFSSDEEAMQVVAEAMVELGEGEATELVAQPTTEQEYMTLARRKTGALFRAAAELGAIAADADAYTVEAFGQYAERVGIAFQIRDDVLDATADAALLGKPAGQDEVMERPSLVQITDITPEEADQRARDQADAALDALDTAHIPESSRQGQAMEYLRDLAEFVVVRER, from the coding sequence ATGGAGTATCTGGAGTCCCGGCGCGGACGCGTCGAGGACCGACTGGAGGAGGTCCTCGACGGGGTCGAACCGTCGGAACTCGCCGAGCAGGTGCGCCACGTCTCGCTGTCGGGGGGCAAGCGCGTGCGCCCGACGGTGGCCGTCCTCTCGTGTGAGGTGGCGGGCGGGACCACCGAGGACGCCCTCGACTTCGCGGTGGGCATCGAACTCGTCCACAACGCCTCGCTGGTCATCGACGACATCATCGACGAGTCCGAACTCCGGCGGGGGGTGGACGCGGCGTGGACCCGCTACGGCTACGGCCCGGCGCTCGTCGCCTCAGACGGCCTGCTCGGCGAAGCGTTCGCGCTGTTCTCCAGCGACGAGGAGGCCATGCAGGTGGTCGCGGAGGCGATGGTCGAACTCGGCGAGGGGGAGGCGACGGAACTCGTCGCCCAGCCCACCACCGAACAGGAGTACATGACCCTCGCACGCCGGAAGACGGGGGCGCTGTTCCGCGCCGCCGCCGAACTGGGTGCCATCGCCGCCGACGCCGACGCCTACACCGTCGAGGCGTTCGGCCAGTACGCCGAACGCGTCGGCATCGCCTTCCAGATTCGCGACGACGTGCTGGACGCCACGGCGGACGCCGCCCTGCTGGGCAAACCCGCCGGGCAGGACGAGGTGATGGAACGGCCCTCGCTCGTCCAGATAACGGACATCACGCCCGAGGAGGCGGACCAGCGCGCCCGCGACCAGGCCGACGCCGCGCTCGACGCCCTCGATACCGCCCACATCCCCGAGAGCAGCCGGCAGGGACAGGCGATGGAGTACCTCCGCGATTTAGCAGAGTTCGTCGTCGTCCGCGAACGGTAG
- a CDS encoding GrpB family protein gives MTDGGSEPQLGLARGTVELVDHRESWHDAADREADRLRDLLGERALAIGHVGSTAVRELAAKPILDLSVAVGSLAVARDCVPLLEPAGYDHRPDDPVPDREFLARGSQDSRTHYLTLTPLGSGTWCDHLAFRDHLREHPETRRRYERVKRELAVRCTDRAAYTEAKSGFVERVLRDARR, from the coding sequence ATGACGGACGGCGGGTCCGAACCCCAGCTCGGCCTCGCCCGCGGGACGGTCGAACTCGTCGACCACCGCGAGTCGTGGCACGACGCCGCAGACCGCGAGGCCGACCGCCTGCGTGACTTGCTCGGCGAGCGTGCGCTGGCGATAGGACACGTCGGGTCCACCGCGGTCCGGGAGCTCGCCGCCAAGCCGATACTCGACCTCTCGGTGGCGGTCGGCTCCCTCGCCGTCGCCCGCGACTGTGTCCCCCTCCTCGAACCCGCGGGCTACGACCACCGCCCGGACGACCCCGTCCCGGACCGGGAGTTCCTCGCGCGCGGGTCGCAGGATTCCCGCACGCACTACCTCACGCTGACGCCACTCGGGAGCGGGACGTGGTGCGACCACCTCGCCTTCCGCGACCACCTCCGGGAGCACCCCGAAACCCGACGGCGCTACGAACGGGTCAAACGCGAACTCGCCGTGCGGTGTACGGACCGGGCGGCCTACACCGAGGCGAAGAGCGGGTTCGTGGAGCGAGTCCTGCGGGACGCGCGGCGCTGA
- a CDS encoding NAD(P)-dependent oxidoreductase gives MADTETTVGFVGLGIMGLPMAKNLLDAGYDVVGYNRSSDPVDELVEYGGQAGDSPRDVAERVDVVITCLPDSPDVEKVVLGNEEEANPVVDGVSEGMTVVDTSTISPTVTEELAAELNDRGVSMLDAPISGGEEGAIEGTLSIMVGGDAEVLDDHRHLLDVMGATVTHCGPNGAGQVTKACNQIVVATTNVAVSEALVFAEKAGADLEAVVDAISGGAAGCWTLDNRAPSMIRGDFDPGFFAEYQYKDLRIATDAGEAFESPMPATELVHELYKSMVANGMGRDDNSGVMQVVELLAGTEARIDSADE, from the coding sequence ATGGCAGACACGGAGACGACAGTCGGATTCGTCGGTCTCGGCATCATGGGCCTCCCGATGGCGAAGAACCTCCTCGACGCGGGGTACGACGTGGTGGGGTACAACCGCTCGTCGGACCCGGTCGATGAACTGGTCGAGTACGGCGGGCAAGCGGGCGACTCCCCGCGCGACGTGGCCGAACGGGTCGACGTCGTGATTACCTGCCTCCCCGACTCGCCGGACGTGGAGAAGGTGGTCCTCGGGAACGAGGAGGAGGCGAACCCCGTCGTCGACGGCGTGAGCGAGGGGATGACCGTCGTCGACACGTCGACCATCTCGCCGACCGTCACCGAGGAACTCGCCGCGGAACTGAACGACCGCGGCGTCTCGATGCTCGACGCGCCCATTAGCGGCGGCGAGGAGGGGGCCATCGAGGGCACCCTCTCGATAATGGTCGGCGGCGACGCCGAGGTACTGGACGACCACCGCCACCTGCTGGACGTGATGGGCGCGACGGTCACCCACTGCGGGCCGAACGGCGCGGGGCAGGTGACGAAGGCGTGCAACCAGATCGTGGTCGCCACCACGAACGTCGCCGTCAGCGAGGCACTCGTCTTCGCCGAGAAGGCGGGCGCGGACCTCGAAGCCGTCGTCGACGCCATCAGCGGCGGCGCGGCGGGGTGCTGGACGCTCGACAACCGCGCGCCCAGCATGATTCGCGGCGACTTCGACCCCGGCTTCTTCGCGGAGTACCAGTACAAGGACCTCCGCATCGCCACCGACGCGGGCGAGGCCTTCGAGTCACCCATGCCCGCGACCGAACTCGTCCACGAACTCTACAAGTCGATGGTCGCGAACGGGATGGGCCGGGACGACAACTCCGGGGTCATGCAGGTCGTGGAGTTGCTGGCGGGGACGGAGGCAAGAATCGACAGCGCCGACGAGTAG
- a CDS encoding DNA-directed DNA polymerase II large subunit, protein MRPSDEAYFERLESRLDEAFAVAEEAKKRGGDPEPEVEIPVAKDMADRVENILGIEGVAERVRELEGEMSREEAALELAEDFAEGRVGDYDTRAGKVEGAVRTAVALLTEGVVAAPIEGIDRVEILDNDDGTEFVNVYYAGPIRSAGGTAQALSVLVADYTRALIGIDEYKPRDVEVERYAEEVALYDKETGLQYSPKDEETKFIARNMPIMLDGEATGDEEVSGFRDLERVDTNSARGGMCLVMAEGIALKAPKIQRYTRQLDEVDWPWLQDLIDGTYYESGDGGEEDAGDDEADAEGDGATTGDEAPDPEPTGPPRVEPATKFLRDLIAGRPVFGHPSEEGGFRLRYGRARNHGFATAGVHPATMHLVDDFLATGTQIKTERPGKAAGVVPVDTIEGPTVKLANGDVRRVDDPEEALEVRNGVVKILDLGEYLVNFGEFVENNHPLAPASYTVEWWVQDLEEAGCDVQALRDDPHVELEHPDAEAVLTWAEEYDAPLHPTYTYLWHDLSVDDYEDLATAVAEAGEWDGDTLVLPRTDAVCNALETLIVQHNQGSERVTVPDARPLVRTLGLTDDLEKPWDATEVPPEAREWADGENAMKAVEAVAPFRVQERAPTRIGNRMGRPEKSESREMSPAVHTLFPIGEAGGSQRDVSRAASHTDSMRGKAGQIEVEVARRDCGECGERTFKARCPTCDGRTNPVFECWSCGTETEPDEAGRAECPRCGREAEPVERRVVDVAGEYRDALASVGERPTAFEILKGVKGLSSTYKIPEPIEKGVLRAKHGVSSFKDGTVRYDMTDLPVTSVRAEELDVSAGQLRDLGYETDIDGEPLEHDDQLVELRVQDIVLSDGAAEHMLKTADFVDALLEQYYGLEPFYDVDERQDLVGELVFGMAPHTSAAVVGRVVGFTSAAVGYAHPYFHAAKRRNCFHPETKLWYEDESGEWRHGSIDSFVEGRLDDPETDDFGTLVSELDEEVRVRSVTDSGEPVLKPVEAVSKHVAPDHLVEIKTADGRSLTVTPDHELLVWEGGVTRVAASEVTRGMEVLARDPETRPSSVEPVAADGGVARAEVTGVEFVRSDVENTYCLTVADTHNVAVEGLQAANCDGDEDCVMLLMDGLLNFSKSFLPDKRGGRMDAPLVMSSRIDPAEIDDEAHNMDVVREYPREFYEATREMADPGEVEDLVQIAEVNLGTDREYTDFHHTHDTSNIALGPDLSAYKTLGSMMDKMDAQLALARKLRAVDETDVAERVIEYHFLPDLIGNLRAFSRQETRCLDCGEKYRRMPLTGDCRECGGRVNLTVHQGSVNKYMDTAIHVAEEFGCRDYTKQRLEVLEKSLESVFENDKNKQSGIADFM, encoded by the coding sequence ATGAGACCGAGCGACGAGGCGTACTTCGAGCGTCTGGAGTCGCGACTGGACGAGGCGTTCGCCGTCGCGGAGGAGGCGAAGAAACGTGGCGGCGACCCGGAACCCGAAGTCGAGATACCCGTCGCGAAGGACATGGCCGACCGCGTCGAGAACATCCTCGGCATCGAGGGCGTCGCCGAACGGGTGCGGGAACTCGAAGGCGAGATGTCCCGCGAGGAGGCGGCCCTCGAACTCGCGGAGGACTTCGCGGAGGGCCGCGTCGGGGACTACGACACCCGTGCGGGGAAAGTGGAGGGTGCGGTCCGGACCGCGGTGGCCCTCCTGACCGAGGGGGTGGTCGCCGCCCCCATCGAGGGCATCGACCGCGTCGAGATTCTGGACAACGACGACGGGACGGAGTTCGTCAACGTCTACTACGCCGGCCCGATTCGCTCGGCGGGCGGGACCGCACAGGCCCTCTCCGTCCTCGTCGCCGACTACACCCGCGCGCTCATCGGCATCGACGAGTACAAGCCGCGGGACGTGGAGGTCGAACGCTACGCCGAGGAGGTGGCCCTCTACGACAAGGAGACGGGCCTGCAGTACTCCCCGAAGGACGAGGAGACGAAGTTCATCGCCCGGAACATGCCCATCATGCTGGACGGGGAGGCGACGGGTGACGAGGAGGTGTCGGGGTTCCGTGACCTCGAACGGGTCGACACCAACTCCGCGCGCGGCGGGATGTGTCTCGTCATGGCCGAGGGGATCGCGCTCAAGGCCCCCAAGATTCAGCGCTACACCCGCCAACTCGACGAGGTGGACTGGCCGTGGCTTCAGGACCTCATCGACGGCACCTACTACGAGAGCGGCGACGGGGGAGAGGAGGACGCCGGGGACGACGAGGCGGACGCGGAGGGCGACGGTGCGACGACCGGAGACGAGGCGCCCGACCCCGAACCGACCGGGCCGCCGCGCGTCGAACCGGCCACGAAGTTCCTCCGAGACCTCATCGCGGGCCGGCCCGTCTTCGGCCACCCGAGCGAGGAGGGAGGCTTCCGCCTGCGCTACGGCCGGGCGCGCAACCACGGGTTCGCGACGGCGGGCGTCCACCCCGCGACGATGCACCTCGTGGACGACTTCCTCGCCACCGGGACGCAGATAAAGACCGAACGACCGGGGAAGGCGGCGGGCGTCGTCCCCGTCGACACCATCGAGGGACCTACCGTGAAACTCGCCAACGGGGACGTCAGGCGCGTCGACGACCCCGAGGAGGCACTCGAAGTGCGAAACGGCGTCGTGAAGATTTTGGACCTCGGCGAGTACCTCGTCAACTTCGGGGAGTTCGTCGAGAACAACCACCCCCTCGCGCCCGCCTCCTACACCGTCGAGTGGTGGGTGCAGGACCTCGAAGAGGCGGGCTGTGACGTGCAGGCGTTGCGCGACGACCCGCACGTCGAACTCGAACACCCGGACGCCGAGGCGGTCCTCACGTGGGCCGAGGAGTACGACGCCCCCCTCCACCCCACCTACACCTACCTCTGGCACGACCTCTCGGTCGACGACTACGAGGATCTCGCGACGGCGGTGGCCGAGGCGGGCGAGTGGGACGGCGACACCCTCGTCCTCCCCCGGACCGACGCGGTCTGTAACGCACTCGAGACGCTCATCGTCCAGCACAATCAGGGGAGCGAGCGAGTGACCGTCCCCGACGCCCGGCCCCTCGTTCGCACCCTCGGCCTCACTGACGACCTCGAGAAACCGTGGGACGCGACGGAGGTTCCCCCCGAGGCCCGCGAGTGGGCCGACGGCGAGAACGCGATGAAGGCGGTGGAGGCCGTCGCCCCCTTCCGGGTGCAGGAGCGCGCCCCGACGCGCATCGGCAACCGGATGGGTCGCCCCGAGAAATCGGAGAGCCGCGAGATGAGCCCCGCCGTCCACACGTTGTTCCCCATCGGCGAGGCCGGCGGGAGTCAGCGCGACGTGAGCAGGGCCGCCTCCCACACCGACTCGATGCGCGGGAAGGCCGGGCAGATAGAGGTCGAAGTCGCCCGCCGGGACTGTGGCGAGTGCGGCGAGCGGACGTTCAAGGCCCGCTGTCCGACGTGCGACGGACGGACGAACCCGGTCTTCGAGTGCTGGTCCTGTGGCACCGAGACCGAACCCGACGAGGCCGGACGCGCGGAGTGCCCCCGGTGTGGCCGCGAGGCCGAACCCGTCGAACGGCGGGTCGTGGACGTGGCCGGCGAGTACCGCGACGCCCTCGCCAGCGTGGGGGAGCGACCCACCGCCTTCGAGATTCTGAAAGGCGTGAAGGGGCTGTCCTCGACGTACAAGATACCCGAACCCATCGAGAAGGGCGTCCTCCGGGCGAAACACGGCGTCAGTTCGTTCAAGGACGGCACGGTCCGCTACGACATGACCGACCTGCCGGTCACCTCGGTTCGCGCGGAGGAACTGGACGTCTCCGCCGGCCAGTTGCGTGACCTCGGGTACGAGACGGACATCGACGGCGAACCCCTCGAACACGACGACCAACTGGTCGAACTCCGGGTGCAGGACATCGTCCTCTCGGACGGCGCGGCCGAACACATGCTCAAGACAGCTGACTTCGTCGACGCCCTCCTCGAGCAGTACTACGGCCTCGAACCGTTCTACGACGTCGACGAGCGACAGGACCTCGTCGGCGAACTGGTCTTCGGGATGGCACCCCACACCAGCGCGGCCGTCGTCGGCCGGGTCGTCGGGTTCACCTCGGCGGCGGTGGGGTACGCACACCCGTACTTCCACGCGGCGAAACGGCGGAACTGCTTCCACCCGGAGACGAAGCTGTGGTACGAGGACGAAAGCGGGGAGTGGCGTCACGGGAGCATCGATTCGTTCGTCGAGGGGCGACTGGACGACCCCGAGACGGACGACTTCGGGACGCTGGTGTCCGAACTGGACGAAGAAGTCCGAGTTCGGTCCGTCACGGACTCGGGGGAGCCAGTTCTGAAGCCGGTCGAGGCCGTCTCGAAGCACGTCGCACCGGACCACTTGGTCGAAATCAAAACGGCGGACGGTCGGTCGCTCACGGTCACACCCGACCACGAACTGCTCGTCTGGGAGGGCGGGGTGACGCGTGTCGCAGCGAGCGAAGTGACTCGGGGGATGGAGGTGCTGGCGCGGGACCCCGAAACCCGACCCTCATCCGTCGAACCAGTCGCTGCGGACGGCGGTGTCGCACGCGCCGAGGTGACTGGCGTCGAGTTCGTCCGGTCCGACGTCGAGAACACCTACTGCCTCACGGTCGCGGATACCCACAATGTAGCGGTAGAAGGGCTACAGGCCGCGAACTGCGACGGCGACGAAGACTGCGTCATGCTCCTCATGGACGGTCTGCTCAACTTCTCGAAGTCCTTCCTGCCGGACAAGCGCGGCGGGCGGATGGACGCCCCGCTGGTGATGTCCTCGCGCATCGATCCCGCAGAAATCGACGACGAGGCGCACAACATGGACGTCGTCCGGGAGTACCCCCGCGAGTTCTACGAGGCGACCCGCGAGATGGCCGACCCCGGCGAGGTGGAGGACCTGGTGCAGATTGCGGAGGTCAACCTCGGGACGGACCGCGAGTACACCGACTTCCACCACACCCACGATACGTCGAACATCGCGCTGGGGCCGGACCTCTCGGCGTACAAGACGCTCGGGAGCATGATGGACAAGATGGACGCTCAGTTGGCCCTCGCACGGAAACTGCGGGCAGTCGACGAGACGGACGTCGCCGAACGCGTCATCGAGTACCACTTCCTGCCGGACCTCATCGGGAACCTCCGGGCGTTCTCCCGACAGGAGACGCGCTGTCTCGACTGCGGCGAGAAGTACCGGCGGATGCCCCTCACCGGCGACTGTCGGGAGTGCGGCGGCCGGGTGAACCTCACCGTCCATCAGGGGTCCGTGAACAAGTACATGGACACCGCCATCCACGTCGCCGAGGAGTTCGGCTGCCGCGACTACACGAAACAGCGCCTCGAAGTGCTGGAGAAGAGCCTGGAGAGCGTGTTCGAAAATGACAAGAACAAGCAGTCTGGCATCGCTGATTTCATGTAG